In Spirochaetota bacterium, a genomic segment contains:
- the hypE gene encoding hydrogenase expression/formation protein HypE produces the protein MMSKKILPGHGSGGRLMNEMIERVIRKRFGEGTVQLDDSAVLGVGGVSIAFTTDTFVITPIFFPGGDIGKLAVNGTVNDLAVMGARPLYLSCGLILEEGLDFADLERVLDSMKAEADRAGVAIVTGDTKVVPNGKADRIFINTSGIGVIEKKIQRRAIVPGDRIIVSGTIGDHGMAIMALRNGLSFSRGLQSDCAHLNHMISKITDNYPESVKFMRDPTRGGIASVLNEIVKGKEYSAMLSEDALPIREEVRGVCGILGIEALYAANEGKVVIIAGKGDAEAVVNVMRSTPEGRDATVIGEITTAFPGKAYIETAIGGRRILPLLTEEQLPRIC, from the coding sequence ATGATGTCAAAGAAGATCCTGCCGGGACACGGCAGCGGCGGCAGGCTGATGAACGAGATGATCGAAAGGGTCATCCGGAAGCGTTTCGGCGAGGGAACCGTGCAGCTCGACGATTCGGCGGTGCTCGGCGTCGGCGGCGTCTCCATCGCCTTCACCACCGACACCTTCGTCATCACGCCGATCTTCTTCCCCGGCGGCGACATCGGGAAGCTCGCGGTGAACGGCACCGTGAACGACCTCGCGGTGATGGGCGCCCGGCCCCTCTACCTGTCCTGCGGCCTCATCCTTGAAGAGGGCCTCGACTTCGCGGACCTGGAGCGCGTCCTCGATTCGATGAAGGCCGAGGCGGACAGGGCCGGCGTCGCCATCGTCACCGGCGACACCAAGGTGGTCCCCAACGGCAAGGCAGACAGGATATTCATCAACACCTCGGGCATCGGCGTCATCGAGAAGAAGATACAGCGCCGGGCGATCGTTCCCGGGGACCGCATCATCGTGAGCGGAACCATCGGCGACCACGGCATGGCGATCATGGCCCTGCGCAACGGCCTTTCCTTTTCCCGGGGCCTCCAATCCGACTGCGCCCACCTGAACCACATGATCTCGAAAATAACCGATAACTATCCGGAAAGCGTCAAGTTCATGCGCGACCCGACCCGGGGCGGCATCGCCTCCGTGCTGAATGAAATCGTAAAAGGTAAAGAATACAGCGCCATGCTGTCAGAGGACGCCCTCCCCATCCGGGAAGAGGTCCGGGGCGTGTGCGGCATCCTCGGGATCGAGGCCCTGTACGCGGCCAACGAGGGAAAGGTTGTCATCATAGCCGGCAAAGGAGACGCAGAGGCCGTCGTAAATGTGATGAGGTCCACTCCCGAGGGCAGGGACGCCACGGTGATCGGAGAGATCACGACGGCCTTTCCCGGCAAGGCCTATATCGAAACGGCCATAGGCGGTAGGAGGATCCTGCCGCTCCTGACCGAGGAGCAGCTGCCGAGGATCTGCTGA
- a CDS encoding nucleotidyltransferase family protein, whose translation MKIEDILIVELCKKRKNIALIENILQNSKINLGRFLSKVDKHLVKPVVLSELVKYHLPEPMKSEISAAAKEAVLNTVLLNQMILKECTRIQTALADHGIECVLIKGLSLDFTGLRTVGDIDILVREKDLLAANKLVTLVDYNYVGDIMNPLVRKEEKKNIALQMDWNNQFQYYNKKNALLLELHTNFFERSRVYEFDLDGLLNNINIFWDKRLWNEKLRSFVLCNEDLLLLMCLHTALKRAPYSNQFVMRNALDIADLIQQGIDWDRVLMISGQLGVSSFVLFSLKLSRRLLDLEVPEHIITDLNGQCTSGQRLCVTIHLGCFHDLVSSWFICTRLYKLLAPFVYQKKWMPRLKGILLIDLLFPPKRTMASFFKLKWDNPFVYATYLLNPIRWTILIVRRIIAFFM comes from the coding sequence ATGAAAATTGAAGATATTCTTATCGTGGAGCTGTGTAAAAAGAGAAAGAACATAGCTCTTATTGAAAATATTTTACAAAATTCAAAGATCAATCTCGGTCGTTTTTTGTCAAAAGTTGACAAGCATTTGGTTAAACCTGTTGTTTTAAGTGAACTGGTCAAGTATCACTTGCCAGAACCGATGAAGTCCGAAATCTCTGCCGCAGCGAAGGAAGCGGTTCTCAATACAGTTCTTTTAAACCAGATGATATTAAAAGAATGTACCAGGATACAAACCGCCTTGGCGGATCATGGTATCGAATGCGTATTGATAAAAGGATTATCCCTTGATTTTACAGGATTGCGCACGGTGGGCGACATTGATATCCTCGTCAGGGAAAAAGACCTCCTGGCGGCGAATAAACTTGTTACACTTGTGGATTATAATTATGTCGGCGATATCATGAACCCCCTGGTCAGGAAGGAGGAGAAAAAGAATATTGCGCTGCAGATGGATTGGAATAACCAGTTTCAGTATTATAATAAAAAAAATGCGCTCCTGCTTGAATTGCACACCAATTTTTTTGAGAGATCTCGGGTCTATGAGTTTGACCTCGACGGGCTTCTGAATAATATTAATATTTTCTGGGACAAGAGGCTGTGGAATGAAAAACTGCGCTCATTTGTTTTGTGCAATGAAGACCTGTTGCTCCTCATGTGCCTTCATACGGCCCTGAAGCGCGCCCCCTATTCAAACCAATTTGTAATGCGAAACGCGCTGGATATAGCTGATCTGATTCAACAGGGGATCGACTGGGATAGGGTCCTCATGATCTCCGGTCAATTGGGGGTCTCTTCCTTTGTGCTTTTTTCCCTCAAATTATCGAGGCGGCTCCTTGATCTGGAGGTGCCGGAACATATCATCACCGATTTAAATGGTCAATGCACTTCGGGGCAGAGACTATGCGTCACGATTCACCTCGGATGCTTCCATGACCTGGTATCGAGCTGGTTCATCTGCACCAGGCTTTACAAATTGCTGGCGCCCTTCGTGTATCAAAAAAAATGGATGCCCCGGCTAAAGGGCATTTTGCTCATTGACCTTTTGTTCCCTCCTAAAAGGACTATGGCCAGTTTTTTCAAGTTGAAATGGGACAACCCCTTTGTTTACGCAACATATCTACTAAACCCCATCAGGTGGACTATCCTGATTGTACGTCGAATTATCGCGTTCTTTATGTAA
- a CDS encoding HypC/HybG/HupF family hydrogenase formation chaperone, translated as MCLAVPMTITKIEGTRAVAEARGVETAVDISLMPEVKINDKVIVHAGFIIERLDEKEAAEIDKVWDQYLEQLEKEESA; from the coding sequence ATGTGTCTTGCAGTACCGATGACCATAACGAAAATCGAGGGGACCAGGGCCGTTGCCGAAGCCCGCGGTGTTGAAACGGCGGTGGATATCTCTCTCATGCCGGAAGTGAAGATCAACGACAAGGTGATCGTCCACGCCGGCTTCATCATCGAGCGCCTCGACGAAAAGGAAGCAGCCGAAATCGACAAGGTATGGGACCAGTACCTTGAGCAGCTCGAGAAGGAAGAAAGCGCCTGA